One genomic window of Polyangiaceae bacterium includes the following:
- a CDS encoding GAF domain-containing protein → MALGRKRLARSYVVEARRVLGRWGATSKRDQLSAQYDELWDGELPPWDQPAQSSRIDKNFAALDTATVIHAAQAIAGEILLERVLVRVVRAVIESAGADRGMLLIDRGGRLWVDVTMQVDPERIETETSVLAEEYEELPLSVVEYVRRTREPLVMGDAGADRRFAKDRYMVHYAPRSILCTPMLHKGKLVGIIYLEHTSANEAFVPGRLPLIEFLAAQAAAAVESALLYAEVQRVTDELRRSNEGLEAEVAKRTKEARETADMLRVELEQRALTEAEREALQLRVIAAQRERLAELSTPIIPISDDVVVMPLIGTMDEARVGELMQAALKGAMERPVRAVILDVTGVKNGDSRVAEALVQTASALKLLGAQAILTGVRADVARSLMEERYGIDGHRDEEQLAGGNHVGAGESVAAAIISDRTNNRGADYDARPR, encoded by the coding sequence TTGGCGCTTGGCCGCAAACGACTTGCTCGGTCGTATGTCGTCGAAGCGCGTCGGGTGCTTGGCCGCTGGGGAGCGACGTCGAAGCGGGATCAGTTGTCGGCTCAATACGACGAGCTTTGGGATGGGGAATTGCCGCCGTGGGATCAGCCTGCGCAGAGCTCGCGCATCGATAAGAACTTCGCGGCGCTCGATACGGCCACGGTCATTCATGCGGCGCAGGCGATTGCGGGCGAGATTTTATTGGAGCGCGTGCTCGTGCGGGTCGTTCGGGCGGTGATTGAAAGTGCGGGCGCGGATCGAGGCATGTTGCTCATCGATCGAGGTGGCCGGCTTTGGGTCGACGTGACGATGCAGGTCGATCCGGAGCGAATCGAGACGGAGACGAGCGTATTGGCGGAGGAATACGAGGAGCTTCCGCTGTCGGTCGTGGAATACGTGAGACGCACGCGCGAGCCGCTCGTGATGGGCGACGCGGGGGCGGATCGGCGATTTGCGAAAGACCGATACATGGTGCATTACGCGCCGAGGTCGATTCTGTGCACGCCGATGCTGCACAAGGGGAAATTGGTCGGCATCATTTACCTCGAGCACACGTCGGCGAACGAAGCGTTCGTCCCGGGGCGATTGCCGCTCATCGAGTTTCTTGCGGCGCAAGCGGCGGCGGCTGTCGAGAGCGCGTTGCTTTATGCGGAAGTGCAGCGCGTGACGGACGAATTGCGGCGCTCGAATGAGGGGCTCGAAGCGGAGGTTGCGAAGCGGACGAAAGAGGCGCGCGAGACGGCGGACATGCTACGCGTGGAGCTCGAACAGCGGGCATTGACGGAGGCCGAGCGCGAAGCATTGCAATTGCGTGTCATCGCGGCGCAGCGCGAGCGGCTTGCGGAATTGTCGACGCCGATCATTCCGATCAGCGACGACGTCGTGGTGATGCCGCTCATTGGGACGATGGACGAGGCGCGTGTTGGCGAGCTGATGCAGGCGGCGTTGAAGGGCGCGATGGAGCGGCCGGTGCGGGCGGTCATTCTGGACGTGACGGGTGTCAAGAATGGTGACTCGCGTGTGGCGGAGGCGCTCGTGCAGACGGCGTCGGCATTGAAGCTGCTCGGGGCGCAGGCGATATTGACGGGCGTGCGAGCGGACGTGGCGCGATCGCTGATGGAGGAGCGGTACGGAATTGACGGGCATCGTGACGAAGAGCAGCTTGCAGGCGGGAATCACGTTGGCGCTGGGGAAAGCGTTGCGGCGGCGATAATTAGCGATCGAACCAATAACCGGGGCGCCGACTATGATGCGCGACCGCGATGA
- a CDS encoding DUF4277 domain-containing protein: MRVVPTDGFARFYRKDHDCSKRSMYLRRSLVKKNGTTHTYWRLVRSVRRNGRVVQQTVAQLGNLDAQERAAAKELGARMTGGANQMELWEDNPLPQTLKIRADLVRLERSRDFGDVWLGWTLWKALQLDMLCASCMPEGKESVAWSTMAAVLVIARLCEPSSELHIAEDWYRKTALEDILDLPVERVNDDRLYRALDELFAAQKKPSRNICASDSANCSRLNMICCCTM, translated from the coding sequence ATGCGTGTAGTGCCAACCGATGGATTTGCGCGGTTTTACCGGAAGGACCATGATTGCAGCAAGAGATCGATGTATCTACGTCGCTCGCTGGTCAAGAAAAACGGAACCACCCACACCTATTGGCGATTGGTTCGGTCCGTTCGTCGCAATGGCAGAGTCGTTCAACAGACGGTCGCGCAGCTCGGGAATCTCGATGCGCAGGAGCGAGCGGCCGCGAAGGAGTTGGGCGCTCGAATGACGGGCGGCGCGAATCAAATGGAGTTATGGGAAGATAATCCCCTTCCGCAAACCTTGAAGATTCGAGCGGATCTTGTTCGCCTCGAACGCAGTCGTGATTTCGGCGATGTGTGGCTCGGATGGACGCTCTGGAAGGCATTGCAACTGGATATGTTGTGCGCGTCGTGCATGCCCGAAGGAAAAGAGTCCGTCGCATGGTCCACGATGGCGGCGGTTTTGGTCATTGCACGACTGTGCGAGCCATCCAGCGAATTGCACATCGCCGAGGATTGGTATCGCAAAACGGCGCTCGAAGACATTCTCGATTTACCAGTGGAGCGGGTCAACGATGACCGGCTGTATCGCGCGCTCGACGAGCTTTTTGCCGCACAAAAGAAGCCATCGAGAAACATTTGCGCAAGCGACTCGGCGAATTGTTCTCGATTGAATATGATCTGCTGTTGTACGATGTGA